In a genomic window of Plectropomus leopardus isolate mb chromosome 6, YSFRI_Pleo_2.0, whole genome shotgun sequence:
- the nkx2.7 gene encoding NK2 transcription factor related 7: MHPSSTTSTPFSVKDILKQEHHPDFENEFLMTDQVVPMHYQCAHAASRTRDVYDCQTEPCLPGTREKLRNHNSAAGEEMNEQEISGVDSSPDCDKNSKIRGSRLRRKPRVLFSQSQVSELERRFRQQRYLSAPEREQLAHILKLTSTQVKIWFQNRRYKCKRQRQDKSLELAGYTPAPRRVAVPVLVRDGKLCSAASAPYNANLGHFNPVFGFGNSSVYGCNYHSVSPSAAQMCNNQLVDLTGNSQFSHGHLQASLQGVTGW; the protein is encoded by the exons ATGCATCCCAGTTCAACTACATCGACTCCCTTTTCAGTGAAGGATATTTTGAAACAGGAGCACCACCCTGACTTTGAAAATGAATTCTTGATGACTGATCAAGTTGTTCCGATGCATTATCAGTGCGCGCACGCTGCGTCCCGGACCAGGGACGTTTATGACTGCCAGACTGAGCCATGCCTCCCTGGGACGCGGGAGAAGCTCCGTAATCACAACTCAGCAGCGGGAGAGGAGATGAATGAGCAGG AAATAAGCGGTGTTGACAGTTCACCTGACTGTGACAAAAACTCGAAAATCAGAGGCAGCAGGCTGCGCAGGAAGCCCCGGGTCCTCTTCTCTCAGTCCCAGGTGTCCGAGCTAGAGAGGCGCTTCAGGCAGCAGAGGTACCTGTCCGCCCCGGAGAGAGAGCAGCTGGCACACATCCTCAAACTCACCTCCACACAGGTCAAAATCTGGTTTCAGAACAGGAGGTACAAATGTAAGCGTCAAAGGCAGGACAAGTCTCTGGAGCTGGCGGGGTATACACCTGCACCGAGGAGGGTGGCGGTGCCGGTGCTGGTGCGGGACGGGAAGCTCTGCAGCGCAGCTTCAGCACCTTATAATGCAAATCTCGGACATTTCAATCCCGTATTTGGGTTTGGGAACAGCAGCGTGTACGGCTGCAATTATCACAGTGTGTCACCGTCAGCAGCACAGATGTGTAATAACCAGCTGGTAGATTTAACAGGAAACAGCCAGTTCAGCCACGGACACTTGCAGGCTTCATTACAGGGTGTAACAGGCTGGTGA